In Naumovozyma dairenensis CBS 421 chromosome 2, complete genome, the following are encoded in one genomic region:
- the CSI1 gene encoding Csi1p (similar to Saccharomyces cerevisiae CSI1 (YMR025W); ancestral locus Anc_2.575): MLVVTLESHVLMDINYSYNLESLTNSTKQPGCHLLLGQEIATPACEEITIHVTRSVEVPLQLGVDDPYHFKIDIEQVQQRLNLINKIYDNVVVVGLMILNVEFYNYSNVIEELKSQPSLQSAKVIFHYEPTIKNIKVDHHQRNAVDAELILNCYLFDTGDRIGYILKQNVIDIVPSDIVVNNGIGISNYTFASSSSSRNKNPQATTLQDNDEEENNRDEIKLRKLIKMIDNMIHYLEMFENGEYIIKEKKGIKINDKILRRISILISDLQKSPTKDIEDEIMNKENEIRIIQIACEQWEMLNK; this comes from the coding sequence ATGTTGGTGGTAACTTTAGAATCACATGTACTTATGGACATCAACTATAGTTATAATTTGGAGTCCCTAACGAACTCAACAAAACAACCAGGATGTCATTTACTTCTAGGTCAAGAGATTGCTACTCCCGCATGCGAAGAGATAACAATTCATGTAACAAGAAGTGTTGAAGTTCCTCTGCAATTAGGTGTTGATGATCCCTATCATTTTAAGATTGATATTGAACAGGTGCAACAAAGATTAAATTTGATTaacaaaatatatgatAATGTAGTGGTAGTCGGgttaatgatattgaatgtTGAGTTTTATAATTACAGTAATGTGATAGAAGAGTTAAAGTCTCAGCCATCTCTACAATCCGCTAAGGTTATATTCCATTATGAACCTacaatcaaaaatattaaggtggatcatcatcaaaGAAATGCTGTTGATGCagaattgatattgaattgTTATTTGTTCGATACTGGAGACAGAATTGGATACATTCTGAAACAGAATGTGATCGATATTGTACCTAGCGATATTGTAGTCAATAATGGTATTggtatttcaaattatacTTTTGCTTCTTCTAGTTCCTCACGAAACAAAAATCCACAGGCAACAACATTACAAgacaatgatgaagaagaaaataatcgTGATGAAATTAAGCTTCggaaattaattaaaatgATAGATAAtatgattcattatttagAAATGTTTGAAAATGGAGAATATATCATAAAGGAGAAGAAAggtataaaaataaatgataaaatacTGCgaagaatatcaatattaatatcagatttacaaaaaagtCCTACAAAggatattgaagatgagATAATGAATAAAGAGAACGAAATACGTATCATACAGATAGCATGCGAACAATGGGAAATGTTGAACAAGTGA